Proteins from a single region of Actinomycetota bacterium:
- a CDS encoding carbon-nitrogen hydrolase family protein, with the protein MGMQARTLRVGAVQMESANGDLEGNLERATRLVEEAAERGARLVVLPEFMPTGYVYTKEIWEVAEPREGPTMHWLRETSRRLGVWLGTSYLEAEGEDFYNSFVVTGPDGEEAGRVRKQTPAFAEAFFTRGEAGPHVIETGLGRLGVGICYENQLSYLPRLMCTVQPDLLLMPHSAPSPMPNPLFPRRSVEEYNRRLRELAPFYARMLGIPVVMVNKRGPWVSPIPGLPFLTQRSSFPGYTCIADSDGSILARLGDEEGVIVEEVRMDPARRKGEVHPAGGRWAFPVPWAMNQFRLIEAVGRVYYRLSRERRRRARHIADMAC; encoded by the coding sequence ATGGGGATGCAGGCGAGGACACTTCGGGTGGGGGCGGTGCAGATGGAATCGGCCAACGGGGACTTGGAGGGGAACCTGGAGCGGGCCACTCGCCTGGTGGAGGAGGCCGCGGAGCGCGGGGCCCGGCTGGTGGTCCTCCCGGAGTTCATGCCCACCGGATACGTATACACGAAGGAGATATGGGAGGTCGCTGAGCCCCGGGAGGGGCCCACCATGCACTGGCTGCGGGAGACATCCCGGAGGCTGGGCGTCTGGCTGGGAACCAGCTACCTGGAGGCGGAGGGCGAGGACTTCTACAACAGCTTTGTGGTCACCGGCCCGGATGGGGAAGAGGCGGGCCGGGTGCGCAAGCAGACCCCGGCCTTCGCCGAGGCCTTTTTCACCCGGGGGGAGGCCGGTCCGCACGTCATCGAAACCGGGCTGGGGCGCCTGGGAGTGGGAATCTGCTACGAGAACCAGCTCTCCTACCTGCCCCGGCTGATGTGCACGGTCCAGCCGGACCTCCTGCTCATGCCCCACTCCGCGCCCTCCCCCATGCCCAACCCCCTTTTCCCCCGCCGGTCGGTGGAGGAATACAACCGGCGCCTGAGGGAACTGGCGCCTTTCTATGCCCGCATGCTGGGCATCCCGGTGGTCATGGTCAACAAGCGCGGGCCCTGGGTCTCACCCATACCGGGGCTCCCCTTCCTCACCCAGAGGTCTTCCTTCCCCGGCTACACCTGCATTGCGGACTCCGACGGCTCCATCCTCGCCCGGCTGGGTGACGAGGAAGGGGTCATCGTGGAGGAGGTGCGGATGGACCCCGCGCGCCGGAAAGGGGAGGTCCATCCAGCCGGGGGGCGCTGGGCCTTCCCGGTTCCCTGGGCCATGAACCAGTTCCGCCTCATCGAAGCGGTGGGGCGGGTCTATTACCGCCTCAGCCGGGAGCGCCGCCGCCGCGCCCGCCATATCGCCGACATGGCCTGCTAG
- a CDS encoding YhdH/YhfP family quinone oxidoreductase — translation MGKTFRAIVVREQEDGTFTRSIETRDTDELPPGEVFIRVHYTSVNYKDALSAIGNRGVTKIYPHTPGIDAAGVVEESSSPNFKPGEEVLVTGYDLGMNTSGGMAEYIRVPASWVVRLPAGLTLKESMIYGTAGFTAALSVYKLTGAGVGPDAGEVLVTGASGGVGSLALRFLAKLGYQVVAAAGLVDESEYPQVEEKLKSLGASRVIPASEVNDTSGKLLLKGIWPGAVDTVGGNVLATVVKQAAYLGVVTTCGNTGGHELNLNVYPFILRGVTLIGIDSVECPMDLRLKVWEKMAGEWKPDNLEDFATEITLEQVEERFQLLLNKKSQGRAVVRVQ, via the coding sequence ATGGGCAAGACATTCCGGGCCATCGTGGTTCGCGAGCAGGAGGACGGGACCTTCACCCGCAGCATCGAGACCAGGGACACCGACGAGCTCCCCCCGGGCGAGGTGTTCATCCGGGTGCACTATACCTCGGTGAACTACAAGGACGCCCTCTCGGCCATAGGTAATCGCGGGGTGACTAAAATTTATCCCCACACCCCAGGCATCGACGCCGCCGGGGTGGTGGAGGAGAGCTCCAGTCCAAACTTCAAGCCGGGGGAGGAGGTCCTGGTCACCGGCTACGACCTGGGCATGAACACCTCGGGAGGGATGGCCGAGTATATCCGCGTCCCCGCCTCCTGGGTGGTCAGGCTTCCGGCCGGGTTGACCCTGAAGGAATCCATGATCTATGGCACGGCGGGCTTCACCGCCGCTCTCTCGGTATACAAGCTCACCGGGGCCGGGGTCGGACCGGATGCCGGCGAGGTGCTGGTGACCGGCGCCAGCGGGGGCGTGGGCTCCCTGGCCCTGCGCTTTCTGGCCAAGCTGGGCTACCAGGTGGTGGCCGCCGCCGGGCTGGTGGACGAGTCCGAGTATCCCCAGGTGGAGGAGAAGCTTAAGTCCCTGGGTGCTTCCAGGGTCATCCCCGCCTCGGAGGTGAACGACACCTCGGGCAAGCTCCTCCTCAAGGGGATTTGGCCCGGCGCCGTGGACACGGTGGGCGGCAACGTCCTGGCCACGGTGGTAAAGCAGGCCGCCTACCTTGGGGTGGTGACCACCTGCGGGAACACCGGCGGGCACGAGCTGAACCTGAACGTGTATCCCTTCATCCTGCGCGGGGTAACCCTCATCGGCATCGATTCCGTGGAATGTCCCATGGACCTGCGCCTCAAGGTGTGGGAGAAGATGGCCGGGGAGTGGAAGCCCGACAATCTGGAGGATTTCGCCACCGAGATAACCCTGGAGCAGGTGGAGGAGAGGTTCCAGCTGCTCCTGAACAAGAAGTCCCAGGGACGCGCCGTGGTGCGGGTCCAGTAG